In Runella sp. SP2, the genomic window CCGCAATGTACAGGCGTTCATCCCACTGAATTTTTTCTTGGTTAATAAACTCTTTCGATGCCCGAATCATGTCCAAACAGGCCGATGCCAAACTGGCACGGTGCTCGTAAGGATGCGGTACGGTGTTAGACGAACCATATCCAATGTAATCGGGGTAGGCAATTATGTATCCCAACGAAGCAAAAAGCGAGCCTGCTAAACTTGCCTCCGAATTGGCTGCAAAGTACGACGGCGCTTCTTGGTCGGAGCGAATGGTTCCGTGCTGTACACTGATAAGGGCCGAGGAGGTGGTTTTGGCAGCAGGATAAATCAATGCCCCAGAAGCCTGAATTTCGGTACCATCGGTGTTTTTTGTTTTATAAACGATTTTATACACTTTGATGCCGTATTGGAGAAACGGAGCAATTTGGGCAAAAGCAGGGTCGCCTGCCGCTATTCGCTGTACAAGCTGGTCTTTGGTAAATTCCCCAACGAGGGTGCTGCTTACTAAATACTGGTTGGAAGGCGTTGGGTCGCTGTTTTTGGAACATCCACTAACAATGACAACCAGTGCCAGCAACCAGAGGTAAAAAGAATGTTTGATGTGTTTCATACGAAGAGAATATCGTGTTTGGGTTCTATTTCTAAACGTACAAAATTAGAGAAAGTTGCCCGCCAATTTTGAAAATAACCTATAATTTGTCGAGATGAACGATGAAAACTTGCTTGTTTTCTTGTTCTACCTGCGGTTTTTTTAACGCACGATTGAAGGCAATCTTTTTTCCATCGTGCGACCATACCAAATTGGATGGTGAAGGGGTCGTTGGGGGTGTCAGAATCCGCATGCGACTTTCAAAGGATTCATTTCCAAGTTTTACCAACACAATGCTTCCGTTCCAAACGTAGCAAAGGTGCTGCCCATCGGGATGCCATCTAAAATAGCCTTCAACATTGGATGGATGAAAGGTGAGTTGAGTGGGTGTACCGCCAAGTGGTGATAGGGTGAAAATTTGTTGCACACCTTTGTCGTCTTTAGCCAAAAACGCTAATAAACTACCATCACCCGACGAACGAACAACGCCCGTGCATCCTGGAAAAGCAGTGTCGGCGGTGTGGGTCAGGCGGCGTTGGCTTGTGCCTTTGGGCGGCATGGGCATCATGGTATCAGTACCTTCGAGTGGCCCCAATTCACCTGCTCGCGTAATGTCATCAGGAATGTCCACAACAAAAACTTCATCAACGTCTTTGCCATTTTTATCTTTTACCTTTCCCACAAAAGCCCGTGCTATTTGGCGCTGGCCGTCGGGCTTTAGGTACCCATTTAGACCCACCCAACTATCGCCAGCGGCGTGGCTGATTTCGTCCGAACCCGCTTGTGGGGTAGGCGTTACCTGAACGACTACCGCGCTAAACCATTCGCTCGATACATCTTCGCCGTTGGTTGTTTTAGAAACGGTTACTGAATGCCCGCGTTTCGACACGCCAATGGTGCGGAGGTTGTGTTTTTGTTGCGTTTTGTCCTCAAGTGCTTTTAGGATGGCATCATTGTAGGTATAGCCTATCCAATTCCCGTCGCCGCTCCATTCGTGTCGGTGGGTGCCTCCGCGCAGTGCACCAGCTGTAAAGGGCGGCGTCACGTCACGGGCATCCATGTAAATAGGAACATTGGGCGCTTGGTCTTTGATGATAATTCCCGTCCGTCGCCATTGTTGATAAGGATTGGCGGCGGTCACACTCACCAGGCCATGAATAAACACCACGGATGCTTCGGTGTGGGCATAACTCACCGCCCCCGCGCCAGGGCCCCATGCCGCGTTGTTGGGCAGGGCGTATAGTACTTTTTTCTCTCCCGTTTGGGTATGAACTTTTTCAATTTTGGCCGAAGCTGCAATTCCACCGTCGTCGGTGCGGGTGTCATAGACCAACCACTGGTCATCGGGTGAAAAATTGTCGTTGTTGTCCAAATCGTGGTGGTACGAAAGGTCGTTGGTTAATTGCGTTTCTTTTAAATACTGGTTACTGTTGCAAGAAGTCATGGCAAGGGTTGTTAAGAATAAAACTGTTTTTGGAAGACGCATATAAATTGGCTCATTATTAGGTACGACAAAAATTAACGAGTTGGAGCGCTGATGACGCCCAAATAGCGCCCCATCCAATAAGGTAATAAAAAGGAATCGCCCGCGCTTAACTCACTTTGGCCGTTGGTGAGGCGGTCGAGCTTGAAAAGATTGCGGTTGTGTTTCAATTCTGGACGCTCGTCGGGCGGGAGAACGTGCGTGATGGTTTGTCCACGAAAATTGGCAGGAATGGGTTCGATGTCTTTTCTGTGACTATTCATAACTTGCCATTCGACCATGTCAAGCGGAAATTCTTTTAAATACCAAATCGTTTCTTTTTGGTCAAATTGCTGCGCGCCTGTCATGGCATAACACAAATTCCACAAGCCATTTTTCTCTGGACGTTCAAAATTCCAATGCTCTTTGATGGCGTGAAGGTATTGTTTTTTTAGCTCAGGGGTAAACGCGTACGGATACAAACACCAATACGCCAAAAAGTACATTTCGTCGTCGGAGTGATTCCACTCTTCTGAGAGCTCAGCGGCAAGTTTTCCTTGGTTTTCATCAACGCGCCCAATCTCAGCCATCGGGCGCATCAGGTTTTCCAAATAGCCGTGTTTTTGCATCAACTCGTACGCCTTTTGTTTGTAAATCTCTTTTTTGGTAAAATGATAAGCCGTTTGTAAAAAGCCGATGATGTTGGAAGCATACAATTTGCGGTCACCAACTGTTTTGGAAAAGCCATTGACATACGCAGGATTCCACTTTCCCCAAAGGGTGGGTTTGCCGTCAAAATCAATCAAATACCAATCATTTTCGATGATGTAGGTCATTAGTTCATCCATCAAAGTAATGGCTTTTTGTTTGACTTCACCGTCTAGGTTTTGTGCCAAAAGCGTCAAAGCAAACATTTGTCCCACGGTTTGGTCGCTACTAGTAGTACCGCGCCAATCCCACACGCTGTCTTTGGCCTGCACCCAGCCGTTGGTCATGCCACCATCCCACGGAATGGCCTTAAATTTATGGTGTCCGTGCCGTTCAAAACCTCGAGCAAAGTACCCTTTCATGTTGGTAATACTAAAGAGCCGTTGCATGGCTTCAAACGATTCGAGGCAGTTGTCAAGGGCTACTTTTTCTGCCGTTACTTTGTATCGAAACAATTGGCTAACGAGGTACATCGACGTCCAGAGGTTGTCGCTATCGCGCTGTCCCATTTCAAAGGTGGACAAATCGCCATTTTTTAAGGTAGAAACGTCGCAGTTGAAACCATAACGAATGTGGCGTTGGCGCACTTGTTTCTCATAGACCATTGCTTTGTCGTGGAGGGTCATTTTGTCAAAATGAATTTCGCCCACGCCTTTGTCGGTAAGTAGTTGAACGGTTTGGTTAGGGCCTGCTGCAATGCTCACCACCCGATTGCTAGGAATCCAACGTTCGCCATAATAATAGTTAAAGCCACCTTCGGGCCGACGCATAAAGGCCCCCGTGGTAGAGCCCAGCCATAGTTTGTCGTTGATGTACGCCATGGCGGTCAGCTGTGGGCAAGGTAGTTTTTCTTGAAGCGCAGTGGCCTTGAAAGTAACGGCCGAAACGGCAAAATAGCCGTTTGAAGTACCTACAAACAGGGAGTCTTTGGCCAAGGCAAAACAGCTCAGATTATTGCCCTGAAATTCGGTTTTAACCTCTTTTGTAGCCAATGAATAGGAAATAATCTGCTGCGAAGTAAGCATCAAAAAACGGTTTCGAGGAGCATCAAACACCATCTCCAAAATAGGCTGCTTAGGCGCTGGTTTTGTGTCCACAAGGGCATTGTTTTGGAGCAATGTAAGCCGTTGAGCATCGGAAATCAAAAACGTAAAGTTGGGCGACGACGCCAGCTTTTGGGCCGAGCCAAGCGAATGTGGCGCATATACTTTTCCTGCCCACGCATTGCTAAGCACCGCACGGTCGTCCAGAAAAACCAGTTGACCTTGAAGAAGTGCCATATCTGCTATTTTTCGACTGGCCATCGGAACGTACGAGCGGTCTGGGCGAAGTTGGCCTGGGTACTGGAATTGTCCCCCGTGGGGCTGCATGAGTCCTGCTGAAGTCAAAATTCGCACCCGCCCGTCTTTGTCGGTAAGGATTTTACGAAGCTGCACCGAACTGTCTTGAACATAGTATTTGATGCTATAATCTTGGAGGTATGGCTGGTCGGTGTAGGCCGTTGGGCGCAGTTTTTGAGATAGCGAAGGTAATGCTGCCCAAAAGGTTAGTAACAATGCAAGTGTGGAAGTGAAACGCATAGTTGGCTTATCAGAAAAATAAATATCTATAGTACGACGGATGTTGAAGGGAAGGCTATTTCACTGCTAAAAGGATATTTTGGTATGATAAAATTTTATACCATAAGCTAATGTCCGAATTGTATATATTGTTTGATAAATAGCCATAACTCTGAAAAAAAAACGCTTGATAAATAATTTGGGGGAATTTATTTAACGGTTTGGAAGTGCCAAAAAATAGTGCATAATTGCGCCCGTCAGTTCGTTGTTTATTAGCTGTTTAGAAGGAAAAAAGCTAGTTTTTTGACATTTGAGAACTTTAATTTTTGGCCTTGAGAAAGCAAAAAAACAACAGATTTTGTACAAAGAAAAAGGATGTTTGTATGCTTAAAAAGGCATTTTATTTACTTTTTCGTTTCGTATCTATTTTGCTATTGGATATTTGTTTCTTTTGGGCTAATTTTATAAAACCATCAGTTGAAGATTGATAATAAAGTATAATTTTGAAATGTCGTTATGAATGCCATCCCGCCAAACCTAACTGGAGAAACCCTTGTCATCGAAATTGATAAGGCCAATGTTGCTGAATGTATGGAGTTCCTTATCAAAGCACACATCCCTTTTAAAGTAGAATACAAAGGAACTAGCGCTACTGAGTCTCCCTTGGAGATTGCCTCGTTAATGAGTGATGCCGACCCTGCTTTAACCCCTAGAAAAAAAGAAAAGCGCCTGAAAGAAGCGCAACTGGTAGAAAACATTTACCGACAGTACATTTCTGATACCGACTTTAGCACTTCCGCCAACATCAAGGACATTGTCAAAGAGTACAGTATCAGTTTGTTAAACTTTCAACAAATCTTTAAAACCGTTTATGGCAAGTCTTTTTACCAATTGTACATTGATAAAAAAATGGACTATGCGGCCGATTTGCTCCGAAAAGGGCATAAAGCAAAAGAAATTGCCAAAATGATTGGTTACGGTGACAAATCGAGCATTAAGTTTAACAAGATGTTTCAGAAGCACTTTGGACTGACGCCCAAAAAGTTTCAGATGGAAGCAAGGGCCGCTTCCTAAGATTGGGGCTTGAATCCAACCCAAGGGGCTTGATTTGCGTCATGGTTGAAAGAAACTTTCCCATGAAAAAAATCTATTTTTTTATAGCAATCACTTGCTGGTTGATGGGTTGTGGAAACAACCCATCGCCCTTGAATAATGTTGGCCCCAAAATCAGCGAGATACGCGAAAATGGAAAACTGCAAATGGCGTTTTTGTACAACAAACAAGGGTATGTTACAGAAATCCAAAAGTACTACTCGGATGGGCGTAACGTCTGGGAATCATGGCGTTATGAATATGAAGGGAGTCGGGTCGTCAAACAAGAATATTGGTCGTCGCATCCGCTTCATCTAAGTACGTTTCCCGCGCCAGGTAAGCCGCTTGCCCTGCAATGGGCTACTAAATACGAGTACGCCTCTAACCAGCCTTATCCTTCCAAAGTCATTACGTATTCGATGAACAACCCCAAAGAAGTCAGTTCGTATCAATTGAATAGCTACGATAATTCGGGGAGACTCCTGAAAAGTGAAAGGTTTACGCCCGATGGGCAAACGAATGGTGTATCGGTCTATGAATACGACCAACGGGGAAATTTGCTTTTTTGGGGAGGTTCGTATTGGGAGTATGACACCAAGCCAAGCCCTTTGCGGAAGCTGAATGTTCCTTATTGGAACCCAAGTTGGCCAAGTCCGAACAACGTAACGGCCAATTTTAGCTTAGATGCCAGCGGAAACAAAGCCAACGTATGGCGGTATGAATACACCTACGACGCCGTTTCGGGTTTTCCTGCAACCTATAAACTGTATGTGGACAACAAATTTATGGCCGATGGAGAATACGTCTATGAGCCATAGGTGGAGAATGGAATACTTCATCGAAGATTTTAGCACACGGATAGCTCAGATTTGACACGGATTTTAAGGATGTATTTGATGTTTGTTTTTTAATTTGCCAAATAATCAAGTTGTTCTCCAAAATGAAAATATGCTTCATTGCCCTGATGCTGTGCAGTACGGCTGCGGAATATGCCCGTGCCCAGTCGTTTAAAGTCGTTGCTTTTTTTACGGGTAAAAACGACCAAGCGCACGTCAGTTTTGTCAAAGAAGCAAATCGTTTCTTTCCAAAAATGGCGGAAAAGTACCATTTTCAATACGATACCACTTCCAACTGGGATAACCTAAACGCTGATTATTTGTCTAATTATCAGGTAGTTTTGTTTTTGGATACGCGCCCCGATAAACCAAGCCAACGGCAGGCATTTGAAGAATACATGAAAAAAGGAGGGGCGTGGATTGGCTTTCATTTTGCCGCTTTTGCCCTAACACCGTCTAAGTTTCCGCAAGATTGGAATTGGTACCATGACACATTTTTGGGAGCGGGGCAATACAAGAGCAATACGTGGCGGCCAACATCGGCGATGCTTAAAGTCGAAACCAAAAAGCACTTTTCAACCAAAAATCTCCCCACAACTTTTACCACATCCCCCAACGAATGGTACCGCTGGGAGCATGACTTACGGCAAAATCCAGACATTGAAATTCTGTTGTCGATTGACCCCGCTAGTTTTCCGTTGGGAACGGGGCCTAAGCCGCACGAGATTTGGCACAGTGGCTATTATCCAGTGGCGTGGCGCAATAAAAACTACCGAATGTTGTACCTCAATATGGGACACAACGACATTGACTACGAAAACAAAACCAACAAAGAATTGTCGTTTACGTTTGAAAACGAAACCCAAAACCGTTTTGTAATGAATGCACTATTGGGTTTTGGGAAAGGGAAGTAAGCATAACAACGGTGCTGATTTGTTACTCTGACATTTCGTAGATGGATTTTCTGTACTCAATTCCCCATTGAGCTATTTCATCAATGATACGCTCTAAGGTTTTTCCGTATTCGGTCACTTCGTATTCGACCGTAATGGGCTTGGTATCGAGCACAGTACGGCGTATCAGATGGTTCATTTCCATGTCTTGCAATTCTTTTGAAAGCATTTTTGCCGCAATACCATCTACTTCTCTCAATAAATCCATAAAACGCATTTTCTCACCTTGCATGAGTGTGCCCAAAATGTGGATTTTCCATTTCCCCGATAGTATTTCCATCGTGTCTTTAATAGCCCCAATGCGAGTTTTGCAAATGGCCGTGGTGTTTAGACTTGCTTTCTTTTTCATGCTTCACAGTTCAAAATGGTAGAACAAAGGTATCACAAATGGAGATAGTTTCTAAAGGGAAAGTAGTTTCTAAAAGGAAACGCATACTACTTAAAAACGATGGTTGCGCTACTTTTGCAGTGGTTTTATGAACAAGTTAATGAATGTGCTTTTGGGGTACATATTTCTTGACAATCAACTCAAAATGAAAATATTTAGTACCGCAATTGTCTTGGCAAGCGTTTTTTTGAATTGCCAAGCACAACAAAAAAACAAAACAATGGCCAACGAAACAGTAAACAGCAACCCGCTTTTGTGCGACCCAGTAGAAGGAATTTGTGGACTTCCCGATGCAACCGATAACCTGAAAGTTGCCACTACGCAGACCCAAAAACCAGTGAAGGTGGTTTATTTTACTGACCCTATTTGTTCTTCGTGTTGGGGAATAGAACCACAGCTACGAAAACTAAAATTGGAATACGGAAACAGTATCGAAATCGAATACCGCATGGGAGGCTTGTTGCCCGATTGGAGCTACAACAGCGGCGGAATTAGTAAGCCCTCAGACGTAGCGCATCACTGGGACGAAGTGAGCGTGCATTACGATATGCCCATCGACGGTGACGTTTGGTTAGAAGCCCCTTTGCATTCGTCGTATCCGCCGTCGATTGCCTTCAAAGCAGCGCAAATGCAGAGTAACGAAAAGGCGATTTTGTTTTTAAGAGAAATACGGGAAATGGTTTTTTTACAGAAGAAAAACATCACCCAATGGGAACACCTCGCCGCCGCTGCGAAAAAAGTAGGGTTAGACGTGGCACAGCTAAAAACCGATTTTGAAGGTAAAGCCAACGCGCTTTTTGAGGAAGATTTGCGCGTAGCCAAAGCGTACGGGGTTAGGGGATTCCCAACCATGTTTTTTGCAACCAACGGGGGGAGCCAAGAAACTGTGTATGGTACAAAGCCTTATATTTTCTACGAAACAGCCGTGTTGAGACTGCACGAGGCAGCGACCAAAAACGAGTACGATAAAACTTGGGAAACCCTCTTTAAAAAGTATC contains:
- a CDS encoding ThuA domain-containing protein, with protein sequence MLCSTAAEYARAQSFKVVAFFTGKNDQAHVSFVKEANRFFPKMAEKYHFQYDTTSNWDNLNADYLSNYQVVLFLDTRPDKPSQRQAFEEYMKKGGAWIGFHFAAFALTPSKFPQDWNWYHDTFLGAGQYKSNTWRPTSAMLKVETKKHFSTKNLPTTFTTSPNEWYRWEHDLRQNPDIEILLSIDPASFPLGTGPKPHEIWHSGYYPVAWRNKNYRMLYLNMGHNDIDYENKTNKELSFTFENETQNRFVMNALLGFGKGK
- a CDS encoding helix-turn-helix transcriptional regulator; this translates as MNAIPPNLTGETLVIEIDKANVAECMEFLIKAHIPFKVEYKGTSATESPLEIASLMSDADPALTPRKKEKRLKEAQLVENIYRQYISDTDFSTSANIKDIVKEYSISLLNFQQIFKTVYGKSFYQLYIDKKMDYAADLLRKGHKAKEIAKMIGYGDKSSIKFNKMFQKHFGLTPKKFQMEARAAS
- a CDS encoding ClpXP adapter SpxH family protein, producing MANETVNSNPLLCDPVEGICGLPDATDNLKVATTQTQKPVKVVYFTDPICSSCWGIEPQLRKLKLEYGNSIEIEYRMGGLLPDWSYNSGGISKPSDVAHHWDEVSVHYDMPIDGDVWLEAPLHSSYPPSIAFKAAQMQSNEKAILFLREIREMVFLQKKNITQWEHLAAAAKKVGLDVAQLKTDFEGKANALFEEDLRVAKAYGVRGFPTMFFATNGGSQETVYGTKPYIFYETAVLRLHEAATKNEYDKTWETLFKKYQSLTAKEFSVLSNTPRNESEKVLNELSDQGILTKITTKNGAIWRNEP
- a CDS encoding helix-turn-helix domain-containing protein; this encodes MKKKASLNTTAICKTRIGAIKDTMEILSGKWKIHILGTLMQGEKMRFMDLLREVDGIAAKMLSKELQDMEMNHLIRRTVLDTKPITVEYEVTEYGKTLERIIDEIAQWGIEYRKSIYEMSE
- a CDS encoding DUF3748 domain-containing protein — encoded protein: MTSCNSNQYLKETQLTNDLSYHHDLDNNDNFSPDDQWLVYDTRTDDGGIAASAKIEKVHTQTGEKKVLYALPNNAAWGPGAGAVSYAHTEASVVFIHGLVSVTAANPYQQWRRTGIIIKDQAPNVPIYMDARDVTPPFTAGALRGGTHRHEWSGDGNWIGYTYNDAILKALEDKTQQKHNLRTIGVSKRGHSVTVSKTTNGEDVSSEWFSAVVVQVTPTPQAGSDEISHAAGDSWVGLNGYLKPDGQRQIARAFVGKVKDKNGKDVDEVFVVDIPDDITRAGELGPLEGTDTMMPMPPKGTSQRRLTHTADTAFPGCTGVVRSSGDGSLLAFLAKDDKGVQQIFTLSPLGGTPTQLTFHPSNVEGYFRWHPDGQHLCYVWNGSIVLVKLGNESFESRMRILTPPTTPSPSNLVWSHDGKKIAFNRALKKPQVEQENKQVFIVHLDKL